Part of the Clostridium cylindrosporum DSM 605 genome is shown below.
AAGTCAATAATAATAGGAAAAGCAGGAACAATGATAAAACAAATAGGAGAAAAGTCTAGAAAAGATATAGAGAAATTTGTAGATGCTAAAGTATTTTTAGAACTTTGGGTTAAGGTTAAGAAAGACTGGAGAGATAGTGTTGCAACACTTAAAACATTAGGATACCAAAAGTAACAATTTTAAGGAGGTGCCTAATTGTCATTTGTAAAGGTTCAAGGAGTAGTAATTAGTGCTAGAAATATAAATGATAGTGACAAGATTATCACACTTCTTTCTGATAAGCTTGGAAAAATTGATATAGTTGCAAATGGATGTAGAAAACCTAAAAGTAGATTTATGGCATCTGTTCAAATGTTTTGTTATGGAGAATATGTATTGACAACAGGTAAAAATCTACATACGTTAAAAGAGAGCAATATTTTAGAATCTTTTCAAGGTATAATATTAAATTTAGATAAAGTAGCATATGGTAGTTATTTTTTAGAACTTATAGATAACTTGATTGAAAAAGATATGAAAAATGTACACCTTTTAGCACTAACTTTAAAGACTCTTTATATATTATTACATGGGGATATATCATTATTACCACTTTTGCGAGTAACATTTGATTTTAAGGCTATTTCACTAGCAGGCTATATGCCTCAAGTTTTTAGATGTGTAAATTGTGGGGATTCTAATGGACCATATGTATTTTCTGCTGCCTCTGGGGGAATATTGTGCAAAAAATGCGTTGATACTAAAGAACTTACTCTTACAGCTCAGGAACTAAATTTGTTGCAAACTTTAAAGAACATAAAATTAGAAGATTTGCATAACCTAAATGTTAGTAGTGTTCTAGTAATGAATATACAGAATATGATAAGCTTCTATATAAGGAATTACATAGAAAGAGAATTTAAAAGCTTACAGCTTCTAAAGGTACTTTCTTGAAAAAATAAAGGAGTTGATTTTAATGGAAGAAGCTACTTTAGAGAAAATAGACATTATAAGACAAAGATTTGGTGTAAGCTATGAAGAGGCAAAAAAAGCTTTAGAAGATAACAAAGGGGATTTAGTTGAAACTCTTATATACATGGAACAAAATAAAAAAGGCTTTAGTGAGGTTTTTACTGAAAAGGGAAATGATTTGCTTGAAACTGTAAAAAACATTATTGAAAAGGGTAATGTAAATAGAATTAAAATTAAAAAAGGTGAAAAAGTATTAGTAGATATACCTGTGACAGCTGGAGTAGCGGCTGGGGCCATATCTTTATTATATACCCCAATTCTTGCAATTGGTGCTGTAACTACAATTATAGCTGAGCTAAAGATTGAGATAGAAAGACCAAATGGAGAAATTGAGGTTTTGTCAAATATAATTAAGAAAAAGTCAGGTGGATTTAAAAATACATTCGAAGAACTTACAAAAAAAGCTATGGAAAAAGCAGAAGTAGCAAGAGATAAAACAGAAAGAATTGTAAAGCTTGCTATGGATAAAAGTAGTAATATTATCTATGAAGCCGATGACAAGATGATTGAAATTAAAACAAATACGATAGATAAAGAAGATTAGATAAACTTAAATTATTTTAGGGAATCATATTTTGATTTCCTAAAATAATTTAAATCTAATGAAAAATGTTACATAAAATAAAGAAATGTATATGCATAAAGCTTAATTAATGTAGCAAAATAAAAAAAAGTATATTATTTATACCTAAATTAGCACAAATATGTTGCAAATATGCCTCTTGATTTGTATAATTAATGTATAACAAATATAAAGCTTATGCGTAATAAAGAGACTTAAAGAGGGTGATTGATATCAAACTTTCAAAGCGCCAAGAAGAAATAATCGAGTTAGTTAAGGAACATCAACCAATAACAAGCGAACAGTTAGCAGAAAGGCTGAGTGTTACAAGAGCTGCTTTAAGACCTGATCTTGCAATACTAACTATGACTGGGATACTTGAGGCGAGACCTAAGGTTGGTTATCTTTACTCAAATAATAAAGGAAATAGCATAGTTTATGATTATATAAAGGAAATAACAGTAGGAGAGATTAAGTCAAGTCCAACTATTGTTAATGAAGATACAAACCTTCATGAAGCAATTGTTCAGCTTTTTCTAGATGATGCTGGAACAATGTTCATTGAGAATAATGGTTATATAACAGGAGCTGTTTCAAGAAAAGATTTTCTTAAAGTTGCTTTAGGAAATACTGATATTCATCGGGTTCCTGTTGGAATTATAATGACAAGAATGCCAAATATAATTACAGTATCAGATGAGGATACAGCATATGAGGCAGCTAGGAAAATAATAGAGCATCAAGTAGACAGCTTACCAGTTGTAGAGAAAGTTGTAGACAAGGATGGAAAAGAACACGCTAAGATAACAGGAAAGGTTTCTAAGACAAACATTACGAAACTGTTTGTAAAGCTAGGTTCAAGTTAAAAAGTTTTTAAAATGATAATTTATATTAATAATACAAGATTTGACATATAAACAGGGGGTTTTGATTTATGAGTAATTCTAATAAATTCGTTTACTTATTTAGTGAAGGTAACGCTAGTATGAAGAATCTTTTAGGAGGTAAGGGTGCAAATCTTGCAGAAATGACGAATATCGGTCTACCTGTTCCACAAGGATTTACAGTTACTACTGAAGCATGTACTAAGTATTATGAAGATGGGAAAATGATTAACGAAGGTATAATAGAAGAAATTTTCTCCAATTTAGCTAAATTAGAAGAGATAACTGGGAAGAAGCTAGGAGACTCTGCAAACCCACTATTAGTTTCTGTTCGTTCAGGAGCTAGAGCATCAATGCCAGGTATGATGGATACTATCCTAAACCTTGGTCTTAATGATGAGACAGTTGCAGGACTTGCATCTCTTACAGGAAACGAAAGATTTGCTTATGACAGCTATAGAAGATTTATCCAAATGTTTAGTGACGTTGTTATGGAGCTTGATAAAAGTAATTTTGAAAGTATTTTGGAAGATGTTAAAGATGAAGTAGGAGCTCAGCTTGATACTGACCTTACATCAGAAAATCTTAAGGAAGTTGTTGCTAGATATAAGAAATTTTATCGTGAAGAAATGGGTAATGATTTCCCAAGCGATCCAAAGGTACAATTATTAGAGTCTGTTAAGGCTGTATTCCGTTCATGGGATAATCCAAGAGCTAATATATATAGAAAGCTTCATGACATTCCAAGTTCATGGGGAACAGCGGTAAATGTTCAACAAATGGTATTTGGTAATATGGGAGAAACTTCAGGAACAGGAGTTGCTTTTACTAGAAATCCAGCTACTGGTGAAAATAAGATTTTTGGTGAGTATCTAATGAATGCTCAAGGAGAAGACGTTGTTGCAGGGATTAGAACTCCAAAGGATATAGAAACACTTAAGGATGTTATGCCAGCTTGCTATGACGAATTTATGAAGATTGCAAACACTCTAGAAACTCATTATAAAGACATGCAAGATATGGAATTTACAATAGAGCAAGGTAAACTTTTCTTCCTACAAACTAGAAATGGAAAAAGAACTGCTCCAGCAGCTCTTAAAATTGCGGTTGAGCTTGTAGAGGAAGGTCTTATAACTAAGGAAGAAGCTATATTAAAGGTTGATCCTAAGCAACTTGATCAGCTTTTACATCCAATGTTTGATACTGATGAACTTAAAGCGTCAAAGGAATG
Proteins encoded:
- the recO gene encoding DNA repair protein RecO, giving the protein MSFVKVQGVVISARNINDSDKIITLLSDKLGKIDIVANGCRKPKSRFMASVQMFCYGEYVLTTGKNLHTLKESNILESFQGIILNLDKVAYGSYFLELIDNLIEKDMKNVHLLALTLKTLYILLHGDISLLPLLRVTFDFKAISLAGYMPQVFRCVNCGDSNGPYVFSAASGGILCKKCVDTKELTLTAQELNLLQTLKNIKLEDLHNLNVSSVLVMNIQNMISFYIRNYIEREFKSLQLLKVLS
- a CDS encoding DUF4342 domain-containing protein, whose translation is MEEATLEKIDIIRQRFGVSYEEAKKALEDNKGDLVETLIYMEQNKKGFSEVFTEKGNDLLETVKNIIEKGNVNRIKIKKGEKVLVDIPVTAGVAAGAISLLYTPILAIGAVTTIIAELKIEIERPNGEIEVLSNIIKKKSGGFKNTFEELTKKAMEKAEVARDKTERIVKLAMDKSSNIIYEADDKMIEIKTNTIDKED
- a CDS encoding helix-turn-helix transcriptional regulator codes for the protein MKLSKRQEEIIELVKEHQPITSEQLAERLSVTRAALRPDLAILTMTGILEARPKVGYLYSNNKGNSIVYDYIKEITVGEIKSSPTIVNEDTNLHEAIVQLFLDDAGTMFIENNGYITGAVSRKDFLKVALGNTDIHRVPVGIIMTRMPNIITVSDEDTAYEAARKIIEHQVDSLPVVEKVVDKDGKEHAKITGKVSKTNITKLFVKLGSS